GGCCGGTGGCTTGAGCACCGGCGGTGTGCCCTGCACCATGGACAACGTGGACCTGCAGCGAAGCGACCAGCAGCGCATCATCTTTCCGATTCCCGCAGACCAACAGCATCTCTACTCCGTCCTGGGTTGTGCCGGCGGTTGGCTGGCCTTCTCCATCTCGGATGAGGGAGCCAAGGCCCTTCAGCTCGATGGCGGCAACGCCTGGTACCAGATCGCGAAGCTGCAGGACGGCCGGTTCCTATGCGAGTTCCGCCAGCAGACTGCCAGCGTCCTGAACTGGGAGTTCCAGGCACTGAACAATCAAGGCCTCACGCCCCAGGAAGCGATGGACCGCGACTTTGCCTCCAAAGGGCTTCCGGTGGAACTCCGGCAGCAACTGGTTGGCGACGGCCCGGCCGCCGGATAGCTTCAGGGTCCGCCGGCAGCTATAGGGTTGTGCACATGGAATCCTCCCAGGTCACCCTCTGTTTCCTGCTCCGTGACGGGGACAACGGGGACGAAGTCCTCCTGGGACTCAAGCAGACCGGGTTCGGCAAAGGCAAAATCGTTGGCGTCGGCGGCCATGTGGAACCGGGAGAGACCGACGCGGAGGCCGTGATCAGGGAAGTCCTTGAGGAGACCGGGGTGGTGCTGCAGGTGGAGGACCTGGCAGATGCCGGATCGGTCCACTTCCTTTTTCCCGCCCGCCCGGAATGGAACATGAAGACCACGCTGTTCACCGCCCGTACCTGGGAGGGCGAACCGGAACCCAGCGACGAAATCCTGCCCGAGTGGTTCCGGGTGGACACCCTGCCGGTGGACCGCATGTGGCAGGACGCGGACCACTGGCTGCCCGTGGTGCTGGAGGGCCGCAGGGTGAACGTGGTGGTCACCATGCACACCGACAACGAGACCGTCGCGTCATCCCATAGCCTCCTGGGCTGATGAGGCAGACTCCTGGTTGTTAAGAACCGACGGCGGGTCAGGCACCGAAGTGCCCCCCGCCGTCGCACGTTCCTGCCAAACGCTAGGGCAGGTGCCGTTCCTCCACCCCGTTGTATTCGCTCAGGGGCCGGATCAGCGAGTTGGCGTCCAGCTGCTCCATGATGTGCGCGGTCCAACCAGTGATCCGGCTGGCCACGAACAGGGGCGTGAACGTGGGCGTATCGAAGCCCATCAGGTGGTACGTGGGCCCGGCAGGGTAGTCCAGGTTCGGCTTGATGGCCTTCGCCTCGTCCATCGCCGTTTCCAGGCCGTTGTAGAGTCCCAGCAGCTCGGGACGGCCGTAGTGGGCGATCATCTTGTCCAGGGCCGCCTTCATGGTGGGAACCCGGGAATCGCCGTGCTTGTAGACGCGGTGGCCGAACCCCATGACCTTCTTCTTCTGCGCCAGGGCGTCCTCCATCCAGGCCTTCGCCCGTGCCGCTGCTTCCTCGAGGGACTCTTCCTGCCGGATGCCGATCTCGTCGAAGGTGTGCATCACGGCTTCGTTCGCGCCGCCATGCAATGGACCCTTGAGTGCCCCAATCGCTCCGGTCACTGCCGAATGCAGGTCAGACAGCGTCGAGGTGATCACCCGGGCCGTGAAGGTGGACGCGTTGAAGGAGTGCTCGGCATAGAGGATCATCGAGACGTTGAAGGCCTCCACCACCTCGGGCACCTGTTCCTCCCCGAAGGCCATCCACAGGAAGTTCGCCGAATAGCCCAGGTCATCGCGCGGCTCCACGAGCTCCTGGCCGTGGCGGCGGCGCTGGTCGTAGGCCACGACGGCCGGCATGGCGGCGAACAGGTCCACGGCTTTGGCCATGTTGGCCTCCCGCGAGGAGTCCTCGGCCAACGGGTGCCGGGCACCCATCACCGAGGCCGCGGTCCGGCAGACATCCATCGGGTGCGAGGTCACCGGCAAGGCATCAATGACCTGCTTGACCACCGGGTCAAGGGCGCGTCCGGCGCGTTCCCGCGCGGTGAACTCCGCCAGCTGCTCTTTGGTGGGCAGTTCGCCGTTCCATAGCAGGTAGGCCACTTCCTCAAAGCTGCACCGGGCGGCCAGTTCCTGGACGGGGTAGCCGCGGTAGAGCAGGGAGTTGGTGTCAGGGTTGACCTTGGAGACGGCGGTGTAGTCCACCACGACGCCGGCGAGGCCCTTTTTGATCTCATTTTCAGCCATGCTGAAACTCCTTTGTTCCTAAAGCCTGTGTTCCTGAAGCCGGTATTCCCAAGGCCTTGCTCCAACGGCCTTGTCCGGCAGATGCCGGCGTCCGGCGTGGTGTGCGGGCGGGATGTCAGCTTCCGGGGATCCGGAAATTGAACACCCCGGTGTCAAAGTGGTTGTAGGCCTCATAGTCAACGAGGTCGTAAAGCCGGGCACGGGTCAGCATGCTTGGAACCTGTGCCTCCTGGGTGCCGTCGGATTTGATCGATTCCAGAGTACGCTCAGCAGCGCCCATGGCACTACGGAGCAGCGTCACCGGGTAGATGACCATGTTGACGCCCACGCCCGCAAGTTCATCCACGGTGAAGAGTGCGCTCTTGCCGAACTCGGTCATGTTGGCCAGGATCGGCACGTCCACCGCGTCCCGGATGGCCTTGAACTCGCCCAGGTCCTTCATGGCCTCGGGGAAGATTGCATCCGCGCCGGCTTCAACCAGGGCTTTGGCTCGCTGCTGCGCCGCCTCCAGCCCATCGGTGGCCCGGATGTCGGTGCGGGCCATGATGAGGAAGTTTGGGTCGCGGCGGGCGTCGGCGGCGGCCCTGATCCGCTTGGTGGCGGTGTCCAGGTCCACCACGTTCTTGCCGTCCAGATGGCCGCAGCGCTTGGGGTTGAACTGGTCTTCGATGTGGCATCCGGCCAGGCCGGCGTTCTCCAGCTCCTGCACGGTGCGGGCCACGTTCATCGGTTCACCGAAGCCGGTGTCGGCGTCGACGATCGAGGGCAGGTCCGTCATGCGGGCGATCTGCCCCGCCCGGGTGGCCACCTCGGTCAGCGTGGTCAGGCCGATGTCCGGCAGGCCCAGGTCGTTGGCCAGGACGGCGCCGGAGATGTAGACGCCGGCGAAGCCCTTCTCCTCGATCAGCCGGGCGGACAGCGGGTTGAATGCGCCCGGGAACTGCTGGATGGTCCCGGAGGACAGCAGCTCCCGGAACCGGATCCGCTTCTGCTCCGGGGTGGTCTTCGAATACAGCATCAGAAGAGTCCCTTCGGTGCCGCCGCCAGGTCGATGACGCCGGGGGCGGCGGTGATGTTGAGCTGGTCCAGCTCACCGGCGGCGAGCTCGGGGAGGCGTTCGACGGCGGCCAGGAACCTTTCGATCTCGGCTTCCTCCACCAGCCCCGCGGCGAGGGTGCGGAACTTGTTGACGTACTGCTCGCGGGCGAACGGGCGGGCGCCGAGGGGGTGGGCGTCGGCGACGGCGATCTGGTCGGTGATGACGGTGCCGTCCTTGAGCGTGATTTCCACGGAGCCGCCGAAGGCTTTCTCGGCAATGTCGAGGGAGTGGTAGCGGCGGGTCCATTCCGGATCCTCCACCGTGGTGACCTTGTGCCACAGCTCCACGGTGTCCGGGCGTGCGGCGCGGGCCGGGGCGTAGGAGTCCACGTGGTGCCAGGCGCCGTCCTGCAGGGCGACCGTGAAGATGTAGGGGATGGAGTGGTCCAGGGTTTCCCGGCTGGCGGTGGGGCTGTACTTTTGGGGGTCGTTGGCGCCGGAGCCGATCACGTAGTGGGTGTGGTGGCTGGTCTTGATCAGCACGGATTCGACGTTGGCCGGGTCGGTCACCTCGGGGTGTTCCCGGTGGAGCTTGCGGGCCAGGTCGATCCAGGCCTGCGCCTGGTATTCGGCGGAGTGTTCCTTGGTGTATGTGTCCAGGATGGCACGCTTGGCTTCGCCCGGAGTGGGGAGCGGGACCATGTAGGACGCGTCCGGACCGTCAAGCATCCAGGCGATGACGCCGTCTTCGCCTTCGTAGATCGGCACGGGTGAAGTCTGGCCGCGCATGGCCCGGTCCGCGGACTCGATGGCCATCTTGCCGGCAAACGCCGGGGCATGGGCCTTCCAGGTGGAGATCTCGCCCTTGCGGGACTGCCGGGTTGCGGTGGTGGTGTGCAGTGCCTGCCCGACCGACTGGAAAATGGTCTCGACGTCGAGGCCCAGCAGGGTGCCGATGCCGGCGGCGGCCGAGGGACCCAAGTGGGCTACGTGGTCGATCTTGTGCTTGTGCAGGCAGATGGCCTTGACCAGGTTGACCTGGATCTCATAGCCGGTGGCGATGCCGCGGATGAGGGCGTGCCCGCTGGCCCCAACGTGCTGGGCCACGGCGAGGATCGGGGGAATGTTGTCACCGGGGTGGGAGTAGTCGGCGGCGAGGAACGTGTCGTGGTAGTCGAGTTCCCGTACAGCCACGCCGTTGGCCCAGGCAGCCCATTCCGGTGCAACCCGTTCCTCGATGCCGAAGACCTTGGAGCCCTTGCCGCCGGTGCTGGGACCATGGGTGAGCGCCTGGGCCCGGGCTGCGACGATCGGGGCGCGGTTAAGGGAAGCAATGGCCACCGAGGCGTTGTCGATGACGCGGTTGATGACCATGTCAGTGACTTCGTCGGAGACGGCCACGGGATCGGCGGCGACCTGGGCGATCTTGTAGGCGAGCTGGTCCTCGCGGGGCAGGTTCTCTTCGCTCTTGTAGACGCGGACGTGGTGTTCCTTAACCATGGTGCTCCTTCGGATGGGATGCGTGGATTGCTTTGACGTGGGAGAGGCTTCGGTGCAGGTGGACGATCGTCGCCGCCTCGGCGAGCTTCGGGTTGCCTGCCGCGATGGCCTCGGCGATGGCGGCGTGTTCGGCTGCTGCGGCGGTGAGGCGGCGGGCGTCGTCCGCTGCGAGCCGTCGGATCCGGACCAGGTGCACGCGCAGGCTTCGCATGGCCTGGGCCAGGTAGGAGTTGGAGATGGCGGCGTCGATGGCTGTGTCCAGCCTGCCCACCAGTTCGTAATAGTCATGCAGGGCGGGGTCCCCGCCGCTGATCAGCGCGGGGGCATTGAGCAGTTCGCGCTGCAGGTGCTCGAACGTGGCAGCGTCACCGCGCCGGGCGGCCAGGGCGGCGGCCTTGCCCTCAAGGGTTTCGCGCAGTTCGAACAGTTCGTCGATGTCCTCGAGGGAGATGTCGGTGACCACGACGCCGCGGCCGCCCGCCGTCGTCAGCCCTTCCGCCGTCAGGCGGCCAAGTGCTTCGCGGAGGGGCGTGCGCGACACACCAAGGCGTTCGGACTGTTCCACCTCGGCCAGGACGGTACCGGGAGCGAGGCGCCATTCGATGATGTCGTCCCGCAGGGCCGCGTAGGCCTTGTCGCTGGCGCGCATGCTGCTCTCCTTCCTCAGTGACAGCATCAGTGTATACACAAGCGGGAGTAGATAACAGCAAAACGCGCAAACCTTTAGACTTCAGCAAAAGTTTGTATACACAGCCCTTGTGGCTGGCACACTCTGCCCGCTACCATGAGCTGCATCACAACGTCGTGGACGGGATACCCCTCATGGTCACCAAAAGCTACCGGGACAGCTACCAGCGCAGCCTCGAACAGCCCGAAGATTTTTGGCTGGAGGCAGCGCAGAAGATTTCCTGGACCTCTCCACCGGGGCGGGCCCTGGACTCCAGCCGGGCACCGCTTTACAGCTGGTTCCCCGACGGCGCCCTGAATACCTGCTATAACGCGCTGGACCGGCACGTCGCCGAGGGCCGCGGAGGGCAGGATGCCCTCATCCATGACTCCGCCATGCTGGGTACACAGCAGCGCTACACCTACGCGGAACTGACGGACCTCGTGGCCCGCTTTGCCGGCGTGCTGCGGCGCCACGGCGTTGGCAAGGGCGACCGCGTGGTGATCTACATGCCCATGATCCCGGAAGCCGCCATCGCCATGCTGGCCACTGCCCGGCTGGGTGCGGTCCACTCGGTGGTCTTTGGCGGCTTCGCGCCCAAGGAGCTCGCCGCGCGCATCCGCGATGCCGCCCCCGCCGCCGTGGTCACAGCCTCCGGCGGGATCGAGCCGGCCCGGCGCATCGAATACCTGCCGGCGGTCGCGGAGGCCCTCGGGCTGGCCGGCGCGCCCGGCATTCCCGTGGTGTTCAAGGCGCGCGACGGCTTCGCGTCGGCGGCCGGGGACCATGCTGGGTGGCTGGACTGGGATTCGGCCATGGCTTCGGCCGACCCCGTGGCCCCTGTCGCCGTGCAGGCCACGGACCCGCTGTATATCCTCTACACCTCCGGAACAACGGGCGCGCCCAAGGGCGTGGTGCGGGACAACGGAGGGCACGCCGTCGCCCTGCGCTGGACGCTGGAAAACATTTACGGCATCGGCCCCGGCGACGTGATGTGGACGGCGTCCGACGTTGGCTGGGTGGTGGGGCACTCATACATCGTTTATGGTCCGTTGCTGGCCGGAGCCACCACCGTGATGTACGAGGGCAAGCCGGTGGGCACTCCCGACGCCGGGGCGTTCTGGCGCGTGGTCCAGGACCATAAGGTCAACGTGCTGTTCACCGCTCCCACGGCACTGCGGGCCATCCGCAAGGCCGATCCGGAGGCATCGTTGCTGCAAAACTACGACGTCTCCAGCCTGCAGACGCTGTTCGCCGCCGGCGAGCGGCTGGACACGGACACGTTCCATTGGGCATCCCGGGTTTTGGGCGTGCCCGTGGTGGACCACTGGTGGCAGACCGAGACAGGTTGGGCCATTTGCGCCAATCCGCGTGGACTGGAGCCATTGCCCATCAAAGCCGGCTCCCCGAGCGTTCCGATGCCCGGGTTCCGGCTGCGGATCCTCGACGGCGCGGGCGGGGAAGTGGAGCCCGGCACCGAAGGCAACATCGTCCTGGAGCTGCCGTTACCGCCGGGCACCCTCACCACCCTGTGGGGAAACGATGAACGCTTCATCTCGTCCTACCTGCAAGCCTTCGAGGGGTGCTACGCAACGGGCGATTCGGGCTACCGCGACGAGGACGGGTACCTGTTCGTCATGGGCCGCACCGACGACATCATCAATGTTGCCGGACACCGGCTGTCCACCGGCGCCATGGAGCAGGTGATCGGCCAGCACCCGGCGGTTGCCGAGTGCGCCGTGATCGGCCTCGCCGACCCCCTCAAGGGCCAGCGCCCCAGCGGCTACGTGGTGCTCAAATCCGGCGTCGACATCCCCGAAGACGTCCTGGCCAAGGATCTTGTGGCACTGGTCCGGCGGGACATTGGTGCGGTTGCGGACTTCAAGCATGTGACGGTGGTGGACGCGCTGCCCAAGACCCGGTCGGGGAAGATCCTCCGCAAGACCATGCGCCAGATCGCAGACGGCGAGGAGTACACGGTGCCCTCCACCATTGAGGATCCCGGGGTCATTGACCAGCTGATCGGCGCCCTTCGGGTGGGCGGGGCAGAAGCGCGCTGACGGTCAAGGCGGGGCGTCCAGCCTTCGCACGTACAACCCCCGCACGTTTAATCCCGGCGCGTCAGCGCGCGTTCCAGCGGTACTCGTTCTCCGGCCTCCCCGGGGTGCCGTAGCGGGCGGTCCGGGAAACGGTGCCGGCGTCGGCAAGGTATTCCAGATAGCGCCGCGCAGTTACCCGGGACATGCCCAGGGCATCCATGACCTCGGTGGCGGACACTGCCTCGGGCTGCCGGCGCAGGAACTCCTGGACCGAGCCGAGCGTCGAGGTGGACAGGCCCTTGGGAAGCGGAAGTTCGGACGGCGCACGGAGGCTCGCAAAAGCCTGGTCCACCTCGCTTTGTGAGGCACCCCCCTTGCCCGGACCGCCGTGGGAACCCGCCAGCTGCTGCCGGAACTGGCGGTAGTTTTCCAGCTTGTCCGAGAACGTAGCGAACGTGAAGGGCTTGATCAGGTACTGGACCACGCCGATGGCGACGGCGCTGCGGACGATTGCCAGCTCGCGCACGGCGGTGATGGCGATGATGTCCGCGAGGATCCCGGCGGAGCGCATGCGCCGGGCGATGTCCAGGCCATGCAGGTCGGGCAGGTTCATATCCAGCAGGACCAGTTCCACCGGCTCTCCCGCAGCCACGAATTCATTGAGGAGCCGCAGGGCGGACTGGCCATCGGGTGCAGTCCCCGCGAGCTCAAACCCTTCCAGCCGCCCCACGTACGCGGCATGGGCCGCGGAAGCGATGGCCTCGTCTTCGACGACGAGGACCCGGATGTTGCTCACTGTCTGTGCTCCTTATCCGCGGACAACGCCGCAGGCAGGAATACTTCGAACTTGGCGCCGCGCCGGCCGTTAATGGCCAGCGTACCGCCCAAACGCTGCACAGCCTGCCGGACCAGCGCCAGTCCAATGCCCCGGCCCCCCATCCCCGCGGGCTTGGTGCTGAATCCATGCCGGAAGATCTTTTCCGAGTCCGCAGGGTCGATGGCCGCCCCGGAATCGTTGACGGCCATGTCCAGTCCTTCCTCGTCCGCCTCCAGCGTCAGCACCACCCGCCGCGGAGGGGGTGCGTCGGCAGCAGCATCAATCGCGTTGTCCAGCAGGTTGCCCAGGATAGTCACCAAGTCCTGGACGGCCACCCCGGGTGCGGCGCCGGATCCGAGGGTGGAAACATCCAGTTGGACGCCGCGCTCGTGGGCCTCGGCCACCTTGCCCATGACCAGCGCGCCCACCACCGGTTCATCAATCGAGCTCACCATGTCGTCCGTCAGTTGCTGGCTCATGGCCAGGTCCTGGGTGGCGAAATCGAGGGCTTCGCCTGTCCGGCCAAGCTCCAGGAGCGAGACCATGGTGTGGAGCCGGTTGGCGTGTTCGTGGGTCTGGGCCCGCAGCGCGTCCGAAAGGGTCCGCATGGTCTGCAATTCGTTGCCCAGTGCCTCGATTTCCGTCCGGTCCCTGAGCGTGGCCACTGTTCCGTACACGGGGACCTTCCCTCGCGACCCGGGGGACTCGGGGCCCCGGGCCGGCCCCTGGTTGACCACCAGCACGCGGGAGCCGGTCAGCACCATCTCGTCCTTGGTGGTGCGTCCCGAATCGAACAGGCTGCGCAGCTCGCTGTCCAGGGGGAGGTCTGCCAGGGATGGGGGCCGCGTGGGATCGTTGCTGCCTGTTTCGGCCAGGCCCAGCAGCTCGGCAGCCTGGTCGTTGTACATCACCACGCGCTTTTTGGCATCGATGAGGATCAGCCCTTCGCGCACCGAGTGCAGGACTGATTCGTAGTAAGTGAACAACTGCGCCAGCTGTTCGGGCCCCCAGCCGCGCGTCACCCGTCGCAGATACCTGCCAAGCAGCCACGACGCAAGGGATCCGCCCACCAGCAGGGCGATGCCGACGGCGAGCAGGACCGGCAGGCGGCCGGTGAAGGCCACGTCCACGCTGCGGACGGTTACACCCGCCGCCACCAGCGCCTTCACGGTCCCTTGGGCGTCCTTGACAGGAACGATGGTCCGGACCGAGGGGCCCAGGGTGCCGGCGGTGACTTCGGTGAAGGCCCGGCCCTGCAATGCAGCGTCGATGGAGCCGATGTACGGGCGGCCCAGTTCCTCGTCCCGCGGATGCGTCCAACGGGTCCGGTCAGGAGCCATGATGGTGATGAAATCGATGTGGGCAGCGCTGGTGACGTCCTTGGCGTAAGGCTGCAGCAGGGCGGACGGGTCCGGCGTGGCAGCGGCCTGGAGCACCAGGGGATTGGCGGCGATGGAGGCAGCCACTCCTTCCATGCGGCGCCCCGCTTCGTCATACGTACGGTCCCGGGCGTCCACGTAGGCCGCAGTCCCCACAATGGCGATGAAGGATACGACGATCAGCAGGTTCGCCAGGAAGAGCCGGCGGGCGATACTCCAGCGGTGGATCATGCCTGCCTCCTTCAGAACCCCGGGGGTGCCGCGACCAATATGAACGCAACGGTGAGCTGGATCACGGGGTGCCCAATGATGGATATCACATTGCACGGACGTGTTGAGCCCAGAGACTGCGCCGCAGCGTCTATCAGAATATCCACAAGGAGACACATCATGGCTTCTCAACGAGGAGAGTCGCTCGAGACCGCGACGCCGCGGCGCAAGGGACTGGACAAGTCCCACTACCTTTACATTGCCGTTATCGCCGCCGTCGTCCTCGGCGCGGTGGTTGGCCTGCTCTTCCCGGAGGTGGGCAAGTCCCTCAAGCCCCTGGGAGACGGGTTCGTCAAGCTCATCAAGATGATGATCGCACCGGTCATCTTCTGCACCATCGTCCTGGGCATTGGATCCATCGCCAAGGCAGCCACCGTCGGCAAGGTGGGCGGCCTCGCGCTGGGCTACTTCATCATCATGTCCACCTTCGCGCTGGCCATCGGCCTGGTAGTGGGCAACATCATCCACCCCGGCGAAGGCCTGAAGCTGACGCCCTACGACCCCAACAAGAAGGCCGCCACTGACAGCACCGTGGACTTCCTGATGGGCATCATCCCGGGTGACATCCCTGTCCTGCCCACCCTGCTGGCCGCCATCCTGGTGGGCTTCGCCCTGCAGAAGATGGGCACGCAGGGGACCCCCATCCTCAAGGCCATCGGCCACGCCCAGGGCCTCGTCTTCCGCATCCTCATCATGATCATGTGGCTCGCTCCGATTGGTGCCTTCGGCGCCATCGCCGCCGTCGTCGGTGCAACCGGCGTCCAGGCCATCGTGAGCATGTTCACCCTGATGATCGCCTTCTACATCACCTGCGCACTGTTCATCGTGGTCATCCTGGGCGGCCTCCTCCAGGTCGTTGCCGGCGTGAACATCTTCAAGCTGATGAAGTACCTGGCCCGCGAGTACCTCATCATCTTCTCCACCTCCTCCTCGGAAGCGGCACTGCCCCGCCTGATCGCCAAGATGGAACACCTCGGCGTTTCCAAGCCGGTTGTGGGCGTCACCGTTCCCACGGGCTACTCCTTCAACCTGGACGGAACGGCCATCTACCTGACCATGGCGTCCCTCTTCGTGGCCAACGCCATGGGGACCCCGCTTGACCTCGGCGCCCAGATCTCCCTGCTGGTCTTCATGATCATCGCCTCCAAGGGTGCCGCCGGCGTGACCGGCGCCGGCCTGGCAACCCTCGCAGCAGGCCTGCAGGCACACCGTCCCGAGCTGCTGGGCGGCGTGGGCATGATTGTGGGAATCGACCGGTTCATGTCCGAGGCCCGCGCCCTGACCAACTTCACTGGCAACGCCGTGGCCACGGTCCTGGTGGGCACCTGGGTCAAGGAGATCGACGGCGGCCAGGTTGCCCGCGTCCTCTCCGGCGAAG
This region of Arthrobacter sp. DNA4 genomic DNA includes:
- a CDS encoding 8-oxo-dGTP diphosphatase translates to MESSQVTLCFLLRDGDNGDEVLLGLKQTGFGKGKIVGVGGHVEPGETDAEAVIREVLEETGVVLQVEDLADAGSVHFLFPARPEWNMKTTLFTARTWEGEPEPSDEILPEWFRVDTLPVDRMWQDADHWLPVVLEGRRVNVVVTMHTDNETVASSHSLLG
- a CDS encoding bifunctional 2-methylcitrate synthase/citrate synthase, whose translation is MAENEIKKGLAGVVVDYTAVSKVNPDTNSLLYRGYPVQELAARCSFEEVAYLLWNGELPTKEQLAEFTARERAGRALDPVVKQVIDALPVTSHPMDVCRTAASVMGARHPLAEDSSREANMAKAVDLFAAMPAVVAYDQRRRHGQELVEPRDDLGYSANFLWMAFGEEQVPEVVEAFNVSMILYAEHSFNASTFTARVITSTLSDLHSAVTGAIGALKGPLHGGANEAVMHTFDEIGIRQEESLEEAAARAKAWMEDALAQKKKVMGFGHRVYKHGDSRVPTMKAALDKMIAHYGRPELLGLYNGLETAMDEAKAIKPNLDYPAGPTYHLMGFDTPTFTPLFVASRITGWTAHIMEQLDANSLIRPLSEYNGVEERHLP
- the prpB gene encoding methylisocitrate lyase; the protein is MLYSKTTPEQKRIRFRELLSSGTIQQFPGAFNPLSARLIEEKGFAGVYISGAVLANDLGLPDIGLTTLTEVATRAGQIARMTDLPSIVDADTGFGEPMNVARTVQELENAGLAGCHIEDQFNPKRCGHLDGKNVVDLDTATKRIRAAADARRDPNFLIMARTDIRATDGLEAAQQRAKALVEAGADAIFPEAMKDLGEFKAIRDAVDVPILANMTEFGKSALFTVDELAGVGVNMVIYPVTLLRSAMGAAERTLESIKSDGTQEAQVPSMLTRARLYDLVDYEAYNHFDTGVFNFRIPGS
- a CDS encoding MmgE/PrpD family protein; its protein translation is MVKEHHVRVYKSEENLPREDQLAYKIAQVAADPVAVSDEVTDMVINRVIDNASVAIASLNRAPIVAARAQALTHGPSTGGKGSKVFGIEERVAPEWAAWANGVAVRELDYHDTFLAADYSHPGDNIPPILAVAQHVGASGHALIRGIATGYEIQVNLVKAICLHKHKIDHVAHLGPSAAAGIGTLLGLDVETIFQSVGQALHTTTATRQSRKGEISTWKAHAPAFAGKMAIESADRAMRGQTSPVPIYEGEDGVIAWMLDGPDASYMVPLPTPGEAKRAILDTYTKEHSAEYQAQAWIDLARKLHREHPEVTDPANVESVLIKTSHHTHYVIGSGANDPQKYSPTASRETLDHSIPYIFTVALQDGAWHHVDSYAPARAARPDTVELWHKVTTVEDPEWTRRYHSLDIAEKAFGGSVEITLKDGTVITDQIAVADAHPLGARPFAREQYVNKFRTLAAGLVEEAEIERFLAAVERLPELAAGELDQLNITAAPGVIDLAAAPKGLF
- a CDS encoding GntR family transcriptional regulator, which codes for MRASDKAYAALRDDIIEWRLAPGTVLAEVEQSERLGVSRTPLREALGRLTAEGLTTAGGRGVVVTDISLEDIDELFELRETLEGKAAALAARRGDAATFEHLQRELLNAPALISGGDPALHDYYELVGRLDTAIDAAISNSYLAQAMRSLRVHLVRIRRLAADDARRLTAAAAEHAAIAEAIAAGNPKLAEAATIVHLHRSLSHVKAIHASHPKEHHG
- a CDS encoding propionyl-CoA synthetase: MVTKSYRDSYQRSLEQPEDFWLEAAQKISWTSPPGRALDSSRAPLYSWFPDGALNTCYNALDRHVAEGRGGQDALIHDSAMLGTQQRYTYAELTDLVARFAGVLRRHGVGKGDRVVIYMPMIPEAAIAMLATARLGAVHSVVFGGFAPKELAARIRDAAPAAVVTASGGIEPARRIEYLPAVAEALGLAGAPGIPVVFKARDGFASAAGDHAGWLDWDSAMASADPVAPVAVQATDPLYILYTSGTTGAPKGVVRDNGGHAVALRWTLENIYGIGPGDVMWTASDVGWVVGHSYIVYGPLLAGATTVMYEGKPVGTPDAGAFWRVVQDHKVNVLFTAPTALRAIRKADPEASLLQNYDVSSLQTLFAAGERLDTDTFHWASRVLGVPVVDHWWQTETGWAICANPRGLEPLPIKAGSPSVPMPGFRLRILDGAGGEVEPGTEGNIVLELPLPPGTLTTLWGNDERFISSYLQAFEGCYATGDSGYRDEDGYLFVMGRTDDIINVAGHRLSTGAMEQVIGQHPAVAECAVIGLADPLKGQRPSGYVVLKSGVDIPEDVLAKDLVALVRRDIGAVADFKHVTVVDALPKTRSGKILRKTMRQIADGEEYTVPSTIEDPGVIDQLIGALRVGGAEAR
- a CDS encoding response regulator, which encodes MSNIRVLVVEDEAIASAAHAAYVGRLEGFELAGTAPDGQSALRLLNEFVAAGEPVELVLLDMNLPDLHGLDIARRMRSAGILADIIAITAVRELAIVRSAVAIGVVQYLIKPFTFATFSDKLENYRQFRQQLAGSHGGPGKGGASQSEVDQAFASLRAPSELPLPKGLSTSTLGSVQEFLRRQPEAVSATEVMDALGMSRVTARRYLEYLADAGTVSRTARYGTPGRPENEYRWNAR
- a CDS encoding sensor histidine kinase, with translation MIHRWSIARRLFLANLLIVVSFIAIVGTAAYVDARDRTYDEAGRRMEGVAASIAANPLVLQAAATPDPSALLQPYAKDVTSAAHIDFITIMAPDRTRWTHPRDEELGRPYIGSIDAALQGRAFTEVTAGTLGPSVRTIVPVKDAQGTVKALVAAGVTVRSVDVAFTGRLPVLLAVGIALLVGGSLASWLLGRYLRRVTRGWGPEQLAQLFTYYESVLHSVREGLILIDAKKRVVMYNDQAAELLGLAETGSNDPTRPPSLADLPLDSELRSLFDSGRTTKDEMVLTGSRVLVVNQGPARGPESPGSRGKVPVYGTVATLRDRTEIEALGNELQTMRTLSDALRAQTHEHANRLHTMVSLLELGRTGEALDFATQDLAMSQQLTDDMVSSIDEPVVGALVMGKVAEAHERGVQLDVSTLGSGAAPGVAVQDLVTILGNLLDNAIDAAADAPPPRRVVLTLEADEEGLDMAVNDSGAAIDPADSEKIFRHGFSTKPAGMGGRGIGLALVRQAVQRLGGTLAINGRRGAKFEVFLPAALSADKEHRQ
- a CDS encoding cation:dicarboxylate symporter family transporter, with the translated sequence MASQRGESLETATPRRKGLDKSHYLYIAVIAAVVLGAVVGLLFPEVGKSLKPLGDGFVKLIKMMIAPVIFCTIVLGIGSIAKAATVGKVGGLALGYFIIMSTFALAIGLVVGNIIHPGEGLKLTPYDPNKKAATDSTVDFLMGIIPGDIPVLPTLLAAILVGFALQKMGTQGTPILKAIGHAQGLVFRILIMIMWLAPIGAFGAIAAVVGATGVQAIVSMFTLMIAFYITCALFIVVILGGLLQVVAGVNIFKLMKYLAREYLIIFSTSSSEAALPRLIAKMEHLGVSKPVVGVTVPTGYSFNLDGTAIYLTMASLFVANAMGTPLDLGAQISLLVFMIIASKGAAGVTGAGLATLAAGLQAHRPELLGGVGMIVGIDRFMSEARALTNFTGNAVATVLVGTWVKEIDGGQVARVLSGEVPFDEQTMIAGHGEMAPKEEGAREAAKA